From the Bacteroidia bacterium genome, the window AGGTCGCTTTCCGTGACAGTTTCGCCCCCGATGACCACAGAAGTGTCCTCCCCGGAAGGATTTACGATCGTATCGTTATTTACGAAAAGCGAATCGCGGAACCGGATTGTATCGCCCGGAAAAGTAATTGGCGCGATGGCATAATCGGGCAGGTATTGATCCACCTTGTACTCTTCGTAATAGCCGCGGCCACGGGTAAGAAATACCGAAGCGTTGCCAAAGAAATTTTCGCTGAAACGGTGGGAGAAGTGGAGCTGGTAGTAGTCCTGCTGGTAGTTGTCGGTTTCACCCTCATACGGATCGCCCGGTTTGCTGCCGTAGTCGGTGCCGCATAAGTTCATGGTGCGGTTGTTTTCCAGAGCAGCTTCGGGTGTGCCACACCAGGCCTGGTAGGTTTCTTCCACGCCCGTCAGTACCACGAATTTGAGGATGCTGCGGGTGCCGAAGTAGCCGCCACTGAGGTAGGCAGACTTGAGGTCGGAATAGGCGCGGTCCACGTACCCGTCAGAGCTGATCTTGCTGAGGCGGCCCTGGAATCCCCAGTTGTTGTCCATTTTTCCGGTGCTGAAATTTACGCTCCCCCGGTAGGAATTGAAGGAGCCGTAACTGCCACTGAGTTCAGCGGATGGCTGGTCTCCGATCTGGCTCGTCTGGATATTGATGCTGCTGCCAAATGCTGCCGAGCCATTGGTGGAGGTTCCCACCCCGCGCTGTATCTGTATATTCTCTACCGAAGCGGCAAGGTCCGGCAGGTCTACGAAAAATACGCCCTGGCTTTCTGCGTCATTTACCGGTACGCCATTCAGCGTTACGTTAATGCGGGTAATGTCCAGTCCACGAATGCGGATGCCGGTGTAGCCTACGCCATTGCCTGCATCAGAGTTGGCCACTACTGATGGCGTCATGTTCAGCAGGAAGGGAAGGTCGCGGCCCACGTTTTCCTCCGTAATTTCTTTTTTGCTAATGGTAGAAAACGTTTTGGGTCCCTCTTCTGAAAAGCGCGTCACCTCTACAACCACCTCTTCACTGAAATAGGGTTTTGGTTGCAACTGCAGGTTCAGTACCATAGGCGCAGTTACGGTAATTTGTGTGTCAAGCGTTTGGAAACCCACGTAACTCACGCGTAACGTGTGGCTTCCCTCGTGTACCTTGGAAATGGCGAAGGAGCCGTCCGCACCAGTTGCAGCACCTTTGGCCTGGTCCTGCACCACAATGTTGGCACCTATGAGCGGTTCGCCTGTTTCGGCATTTGTGATCCTGCCGGTAATTTGGCTTTGTGCGGCCAGCCCTGCAAAGGCCAGCAAAGCGAGCATTGAGAATAGTAGGCTTTTCATTTTCCTGTTGTTTTTTTATGAATAAAAAAAATGAATCAACAGGGAGAACTTTACCAGAAGCCGGTAGCAAGATTCTCTCTCCATCCCTTCGTCAGTATTATCTGCGTCAGGTTCAACGGGTATAATCTCAGCCTTTCCTTTTCAGGACAAAGCACCCCTGGAGATCCGGGGGCAAAGGTAGAAATTAATTGGAAGGCGCGTGATTGGAAAGTGGATTTAACTGATTGATCGGGTTCTCACGAATTTTTAATCGTTCAATCCGTCCGATCCATGTTCCTATTCTATCTTTTAAAAATTAATGTTCCTCTTTGAAATTCTGTTAAGTCATTTCGGTTGACATCCGGTTTATACCTTTTTATAATATCAGAATGAATAAGCTTCACGTCAAATGGAATTTGTTCTTTATAATTTTCACCAATGAAATCAACTACCTTTAAGTGGTGCTCAAAACATAGTTGAAGATAATAAGGATGTCCGAGCCGGTTAGTATAAGCTATAGAATTTCCTGCCCATTTTTCCCAGTACTTGTCAGAATATTTTAAAAAATTGAATTCCGATATTTGATGATCTTTAAAAAGGCCGTCATTGGTAAAATGGTCTATAAAGTTAATAGTATGTACAGAGTACCCATCAGTCCTTAAAGATTTTGAAATTTCTTTAAATAAATGTTCAAGAAACACTGGCCTTATATGCTCCATAACTACTTGTGAAAAAATATAATCATATTTTGCGGAATTCTTTCTTAGATCATGGATATGATAGAAAGGAATGTAGGTGATATTAGCTGATGATAGAACCTCATGTAGGGAGGTAGCATTTTTTAATTTGTATAGCTTACTTTGAATCTGATCCAAAGAGAGATTGCCCTTTGAAGCTATTAGTTTTAAATACGCTTTGCTATCCAGGCATTTTAGCTGTTTTTTGACACTCCTAAAAGTTATGTCTTTAGTTATATCAACTGTGGTAATATGCGCAAACCCAAGCAGATGAAGAATTAGTGGTTGATACAGGAAATAGCCTGTGCCAATTTCGAGTGCAGTTTTTCCTGTGTAAGAATCAAAACTGCAATTGTCAAGCATACGCAGCGCTTCATGCAAATGATAAGTTGCTCCATTAGAATAGTAATTCCGTTTAAATCTTGCCGGTAAATGATTGAGCTTATCACCCAAATTAGCATAAGATATCCATTTTTGAAGCAATGCCTTAACTCTCCAGTCCATGTGCTGAATTTAAACCTAACTGTACTTTCCCGACATTTCTGTTTTGGCCGGCTCGGCAACTTAATCAGCGAAAATTCGTTCGCTCCGTCCGATCAGTGTTCCGCTTCTTCTGATGACTTAGTTCTGAAGAAAACTTTAAATACCGAGCCTTTTCCCAATTCACTCTCAACTTCTATTTCCCCTCCTGCATTTGTAATTATTCTTTTTGTCAAATACAAGCCTATTCCGCTTCCTTCAACATGATAATGTCTTCGATTGAATTTTGTGAATATTTCACTGATTTTATCTTTGTCCAGCCCTAATCCGTTGTCCCTTACAGAAAGCATAATATATTCATTATACTTCTCAGTTTTTATCGTCACTTCAGGTGTACGGTCGGGCGACTGGTACTTTATTGCGTTGGTCAATAAATTTAACAGGATGCTCCTTAAATTCTTTTTAGAAAATGGAATTTGTTGTTCTTTTAAATCAATGTTAATTGTTACATTGGCCTCCAGCAATTTATCCTTTATACTGGATTTCACTTCTTCCAGAACATCTGCTACGGAGATATTATCATGCACATCAATATCACTTTCAATTTT encodes:
- a CDS encoding TonB-dependent receptor, whose translation is MKSLLFSMLALLAFAGLAAQSQITGRITNAETGEPLIGANIVVQDQAKGAATGADGSFAISKVHEGSHTLRVSYVGFQTLDTQITVTAPMVLNLQLQPKPYFSEEVVVEVTRFSEEGPKTFSTISKKEITEENVGRDLPFLLNMTPSVVANSDAGNGVGYTGIRIRGLDITRINVTLNGVPVNDAESQGVFFVDLPDLAASVENIQIQRGVGTSTNGSAAFGSSINIQTSQIGDQPSAELSGSYGSFNSYRGSVNFSTGKMDNNWGFQGRLSKISSDGYVDRAYSDLKSAYLSGGYFGTRSILKFVVLTGVEETYQAWCGTPEAALENNRTMNLCGTDYGSKPGDPYEGETDNYQQDYYQLHFSHRFSENFFGNASVFLTRGRGYYEEYKVDQYLPDYAIAPITFPGDTIRFRDSLFVNNDTIVNPSGEDTSVVIGGETVTESDLIRRRWLDNYYYGTILSANWKASENTDVTFGASALRYEGRHFGEVIWARQAGESEIRHQYYDNDALKDEGNIFAKLDLNPRDNLLLFGELQSRYIDYTLLGFEGDPEANDYNTSYLFVNPKAGAVYQFNKKNKGYIYYGLSHREPNRNDFQESLPQREPQPERLHDIEGGYVFNSPLLQLSANGYYMYFTDQLIPTGEINDVGGLVRQNIDNSYRAGVELEAGWQPYRGLQWQVAATFSQNKIREFNEVLYTYNSETFETVDTVVNTYSNTDIAFSPDVILASQLSYSFARNFKATHETKYVGRQYLDNTSTESRSIAPFLVNNLRLQYLNEKIPGLKSLRLTFQINNFLNELYEANGYTFSTSEFNPNTANTTRTDYNYYYPMATTNYWAGIVLGL
- a CDS encoding class I SAM-dependent methyltransferase, with translation MDWRVKALLQKWISYANLGDKLNHLPARFKRNYYSNGATYHLHEALRMLDNCSFDSYTGKTALEIGTGYFLYQPLILHLLGFAHITTVDITKDITFRSVKKQLKCLDSKAYLKLIASKGNLSLDQIQSKLYKLKNATSLHEVLSSANITYIPFYHIHDLRKNSAKYDYIFSQVVMEHIRPVFLEHLFKEISKSLRTDGYSVHTINFIDHFTNDGLFKDHQISEFNFLKYSDKYWEKWAGNSIAYTNRLGHPYYLQLCFEHHLKVVDFIGENYKEQIPFDVKLIHSDIIKRYKPDVNRNDLTEFQRGTLIFKR